Within the Syngnathus scovelli strain Florida chromosome 6, RoL_Ssco_1.2, whole genome shotgun sequence genome, the region GTTGGGGGTGGAAAGCGAGACCAGGTACCCCGACACGCCGCCCTGGCCCCGCCGCCACAAGACCTGCAGCTGGTCGCAACCATGGCCGCCTTGGGCACGCAGAGACGTGACGGCGGACGGGACTGACGGGAGACAACGCATCGAGGACATCAGCGTGGCTACAAACACCGCCGTGACAATGAAGACATTGGCGGTGATggcgatgatgatgaagatgatgatggcgATGATGCCGCCGGCAAGGATGGCAATGATGATGTGTCGCCAAACCTCTGGAGCGCTTGCTGACCTGTGCCAGCCCAAATGCTGGAGCTGTTGCTCAATTGTCCGCTGCGCGTAACCACCACCATCTTGTAAGCAGAACCAGGCGTGAGTCCTTGGAAGGAGCAGGCCAGACCGGAAGGCCCGACCTGACGCCGCTCCCGCAGAACCTCGTCGGCGCCGTACAGGAGAACCTCGTACGAGTCCAAGTCTCCCGCCGGCCGGGACCAGCAGAAGGCTAGAGCGGTGCTGGTGTTGCTTTGGATGGACAGCTGGGTGGCGGCTGCCGGACCTAACGGGAAAAGGAAGCGGATCGTAAACGCTTCGTGGAGCGTTTTACACAAGCGAGAAGTCTTACGTGTGCGGGCCTGGGCGGCGGCCCCGAGGCTTTGGACTCCCCCGCTGGTGGTCCGGACCAGGACCTTGTACTGCCTCCCTGGGCTGAGATGGTCAAAGGTGTGGCGCGTGAGGGCGGTCGTCAGCGTGGCGTTGCCAAGGACGGCGCCTCGTTCGTCAAAAAGCTGCAGGAAGTAGCCGTCCGACACGCCCGCCGCTTCCCGCCAGGTCGCCGTCAGGCTGCCGGTACCAACCGGGTTCTCCACCCGCAGCGCCGTGACTGCCGACGGAACTGAACAGAGCACGCCGAGCAGCCCGCTTTAGAGAACTACTAGCTGCGCCGAAACGGCAAAACGGAGCGGAACCTCACCTGTGCGTGCGCTGGCCGTTTGGTTGCTGAACAGGTCACCACTCAGCGCCTGAACCGTCACGCAGTACAGCTGACCCGGCTGGAGCGAGCCAAACTCGACCTGATTCTGATGTCTGAGCAGGTGCCGTGCGTCCAGCTGATGGTTCTGTCTGTACAGAACCACCACGTATCGGTCCACGTCGCCTTGGCCCGGGGTCCAGCTCACCGTCAAGCTACTGCTGTCGCCGCCGTTGGTCACCTGGATGTTCTTCACCTGGCTGGGAACTGGACACAAAAGCAACACGGCAATCCTCATGCATCTCAGCCGGGCAGCGGAACAGAACCCATGACGTGTCCGCTGTGTGCTCCCGAACCGGTGCGGCCCTCGATGAACTGGgtcctctggttgggtccgctgaAGGTGGACACCAAGACTTTGTAGAGTCGTCCGGGCGTGAGTGAGGTGACCTGGCACTCAGTCACAGCGCCGCCCAGGGTGAGCGGAGGGAACACCTTCATGTCGTTGAAGAGCAGCTGCACCTCGTAGTGGTCCACGTCGCCCGGGGCCGCCGTCCACAACACCCAAAGCTCCTGCGAGGTCCGACGGCCCACGTGCAAGGAACGCACCGCCGCAGGGACTGGGCAAAACAATCGTACCTTCTGCTGAGTTCTCACTCAATCAAACCCGTGTGCAAACGGCGCCGGACGCAAAAAGTTCTCACAGGTGCGAGCGTGGGTGGAGGCGCTGGCCTCGTAGCTGCCGCTGCGTGTGCCGACCACCACCGTGTAGAGTCGTCCTGGGACCAAGCCGTGAAAGACGCACTCGTTGCGCAACCTGGACACCGTCTGGTTCTGCAGCACCGTGTTGTCGTGCGTAATGGCGACGCGGTAGAAGTCAAAGTCTCCGGAGGCGGGACGCCAGTACACCTTCAGAAAGTCGTCACGGGCGCCGTGGATCGCGGTGGGGTCCTGGACCTTGGACGGTTCTGGCCGACGACAAATGAGTCAAAAAGTACTCCCCGTCAGAGCCATTTTGTGTCCGCTGCACTCACGGGTCCTCTCCAGGACGGAGGTTTGGTTGCGGAGGCTTCCGCTGGAGGTGCTGATGgagatgttgtagaggcgtcctGATACCAGGGAGCTAAAATCGCACTGGTGACTGCTTTTGGAGACCACCAGCGTGTGAAGCGTCTTGTCACGGTCCCTGAGAGCCACCAGATAGCTGTCCACCTCCCCCAAAGCGGGATGCCAGGACACGCTAAGGAAGTCCACGCGTCCGTTGTTGCTGACCGTCACCTCGCTGACAGCAGCGGGAACTAAATTTGGATTGAGGTGTGAACCATAAGAGCCACAAACGCTTGTTTTGATGCCATCAAGAGTCTTACCGGTGCGGCCCTCCGCCACCGTCTGCCTGGACCGGAGTCCTACTCGGACCGTCGTCACCACCACCCCGTAGAGGGCGCCGGGCCTCAGGTCACGGAAACTCAGAATGGTGTCCTCGGCCGGCACGCTTTGGTTCTTGATGACGCTCCCCTCGTGGAGCAGCAAGACTAGGTACAAGTCCACCTCCCCGCTGGCCTGCTCCCACTCAGCCAGGAGGCTCTCGGTGCTTCCCAAATTACGAACCTGTAGTCCGCTCACCTGAGACGGAGCTGACAACCAAGAGGACATAATAAGACCACCACAACCATCCATTCATCTTCACAAAAAGATGCTGAGGCTCCGTCTTACTGGTCCACAAGTTGATGGAGGCGGAGCTACTCAGGTTGCCGCTGGTAGTTGTCACGGTGACGGTATACAGACGTCCCGAGGTAAGCTCGCTAAAGGCGCAGCCGGTGGCCTCCCGGGGGAGGAGCTTCTGGAcagcagccgagtcgggccgggCCGCGTCGATGACCGTCGTGAAGCTATCCCACTCGCCTCGCGGTGGGCGCCACCGGAGGTTTACAGACGACTCGTCCACACGATAGACGCAAAGCTCCTGAACGGGCCTGGGGgctaaggagaaaaaaaacacttgagaaACGGGAAGTCCAACCACCTCGCAACAGAACAGAACAAGTCATGTTTGAGGGGAAAGCAAACCGACCCAGTCGTGCTTGGCAACGCGCCGTGTTCGCTAGCATGCCGCTGTGCACCTTGACCTCGGCGCCGTAGAGGCGGCCCGGCACCAGACCCAACTCGCCGGCGGACAATACGTATTCCCGGTTCATCTTGCCGACGCTGTCGTTGACCAGAACTTCCGAGCCGTTACGCAGCAGCACACCGTACTTCTCCCAGTCGCCACTGGGGGGCGTCCAGGCCAGACGTAACGTGGTGCCATTAGAAAGCGACATGGCCGACAACGCCGACACCGCATCGGGAGCTGAAACACCCCGACAACAACCACGGGAAACATtagcttgttctttttttttctgctcttgtGGCACCCTTGACTGGTGACTTTCATACATTGACAGCAAAGATGGCTGACGTGGGCGCTTACCTGTGCGCACCTGCACTTGTCCCAGTGGTCCGTGTAGGGCCGAGGCGACGCTGACGCGGTACGCGCTTCCCGCCCGCAATCCTGTGACGGCGCAGGTGAAGTTTAGGGCAGCGGCCGCCACCGGCTGGCACTCACTCACGCTAACGTGGCTGCTGCGCCAGGCCGCCGCCGTTGCTGTGAAGTTGCCGCACAAATTTTGCGGGTTGACCGTCAGCAGCGCCCAATTTACGCCGACCTTCACCTTCCCGAAGGTCACTGAGCAGCCAGGCCAATTCTgaaatgtcacacacacaaaaaaaaaaaaaattaatgtaaGTCTAAGCTAGCCGGCAAGTGGCCAGGGCACAGCGATAGGAAGGAAAAGTCACTCAACTTACGGGCGAGTTGACCTTTGGACCGGTTGCTGCGGGACTGCTTGTTGTCATGGCAATCGTTACCAATGCATGGCCTGCCGGGCTTGTGGGCGGGGCTGAAGATGTCGCTGGCCTGCTTGTGGGAGCGAACAGAACTGAGGTGGGCGAGGTGGCAGAAGCGGGGCTGGAGGCCGCAGGAAGGCTGGGAGTGCTAACGACAAGGGAGGCAGGGGTGCCGGCCCGAGTCCGGGTGGGATTGCTTGCAGCGGTGTTGCGATGAGTTGAGCCAATCGGGCTGCTGCCAGGGGAGGTGGGACGACCGGGATCGGCAGGAGTGGAGTCAGACGTGGCAGGGGTGCCTCGGTTCGCTGACGTCACGGCGGAGATGCTGAATGTCATCTTTGTTGTGACCTCACTTGACACAAGTGCCTCATCTGATAAGCTGAATGGAGGCGGCGCTGTTTTTGAAGTTTGTGGCCGGTCAGAAGGCAATGTCTCCGATATTATCACCTTTGTTGTTTGCTGCCAATCAGACACGGCCGGAGGCGGAGTCTCTGACGTTATGGGCTGTGACGTTTGTGGCCAATCAGAACCGGTAAGAACCTGGGTCTCTGATGTTAAAATGGTGGATGTTTGCTTCCAATCAGATTGGTCTGAAGTCTTGGATGTTATCGTCTTGGACGTTTGTGGCCAATCAGACGTGACCGGAAGTGGAGTCTCTGACGTTGCCATCTCTGATGTTTTCGGTCTACTAAATGCGGCCGGCTGAGTCTCCGACATTAACTTCTTTGATGTCTGCAGCCAATCAGACACAGACGTTGGCATCTTTGACGTTTCTGGCGAATCAGACACGGTGGGAGGTGGAGTCTTTGACGTTATTGTCCCTGACGTTTGCTGCCATTCTGACGTGGCCGGAGGCGAAATCTCTGATGTTGCCTCTGACCTCATCTCTGACGTCGCCTCTGATGTTGTCTCTGATCTCGCCTCTGACGTCGTCTCTGAGGTCGTCTCTGAGGTCGTCTCTGACGTTGTCTCTGACCTCGCCTCTGACGTCGTCTCTGACCTCGTCTCTGAGGTCGTCTCTGAGGTCGTCCTTGAGGTCATCTCTGAGGTCGCCTCTGACATCGTCTCTGACATCATCTCTGACATCATCTCTGACATCGTCTCTGACGTCATCTCTGACATCATCTCTGATGTTGCCTCTGTCTCTGACGTTATCTCTGACATCTCTGATGTCGTCTCTGACGTCGCCTCTGACGTCGTCTCTGATGTTTGTGGCCAATCAGACACAGCCGGATGCGGAGTCTCCGACATTGTCATCTTTGACGTTTGTGGCCAGTTGAATGCAGCCGACTGTGAAATCTCTGACATTATCGACTTTGACGTTCGCTGCCAATCAGATCCAGTTGAaggtggaatgtgggaggatatTGTCTTTGATGTTTGTGGCCAATCAGACGCTAGCAGAAGGGGAGTCTCTGACGTTATCATCTTTGTCATTTGCGGCCAATCTGACGGTGTTGCATTTGAGTGATCAGGCGTCACTGTGGACCTCGGAGATACAAGGCCAAAGGTCACATGTTGGAATGGTGAAGCAGTGGGTGAACCTGAAGTTGACCTTGTCACCGCTAAACTTTCCTGTGTCCTTGAGGAATGCCCTAAGGTTGAACTTTGGTCTgaatggaagaaaaacaaaaagatcaTACAAACACCAAAATCATTAAAGTGGAATTTCAAGCCCATTCTGAAATTAAAGGAATGAAAGCAATATTAATAttcaatacaactttatttaacAGCTACAGCTGTAAGAAAAAACGTATAAAATAATGATACAACTAAAAAGAGTGAAAACAgtcaattacaacacaaataaatatacAGTAGTAGTAATCTACCTAAGGAGTAGACACCAGTAACAACAAAGTCAGTCTTAAATTGGGTCGGAAGACaaagaatacaaataaataagcaAAATAAAACTCTTTGTCCAGATTTTCTGCCAATTTGGACCACCCAAAAATGAAGGTTTGTGTTAAATGGGGCCCCCGgccatgagtttgacacctgcgtGGAATGTACAACATTGTTGGAAAGTCTTTGACTGACCATGAGTAGCCTACCACCAATCATCGGAATTGAACGACGAGCCTTTGACGAAGACGACAAATTACTCGAATACTCACCAGTCGCACAAGTGGTCATCAAGAAGCCTAGTAGAAGTAGAAGCGCGTCCATGTTGTCAGCCAAGCGCCGCTCATGCTGCACGcacgcgggcaggcaggcaggtagaTAGGTCAATTGGTAGATTCTCCTCGCGTCGAAATGCACGCTCCAAGGCAAGGCGAGGGAAGGGAGGGAACAAACCGAGCGTCTCCTCTCGTCACGGGCGGCACCGGGTACAGGAAAAAGCCCAGCGGCGACGCTTCCTTCCATTCAATTCTTCTACGCACACTTTTAGCACGCCAGGAAATTCCACAAAACACCTCACGCTCGCACGGCCAAGAAAACACGTCAACAATTGCAAAGACGCTACACTTTATCGTTGCAAAATGTTCTTGGCGATTTCCTAGCAAGGACACAAACACCAATTAGTCCTTCGGCAATAATAATGCTGCCTCGTGAGATGCTGTTTTGAGGGTCGGGCGAAAACTCATGAAACTTTCAGACCTGGCATGAAATGGGTATTTTCGACCGTCATTATTGCCAGCGTTGTGAAGGACCCttgagagcaaattacacaattGATTTGAATGGATGTAACGAATAATTTAATCCACATTTCTTTCTTGCAAAGCAAGGTGTTTCTATTGTGCTTTGGACTATAATGGACTTTTGTGACAAGTTTCTTTTTGTTTCCATGACTCTTGAACAGGCAAGCACACGCCTCAAACGACCTCCGTGTTTCCCTCCCctgcaacaacacacacacacacacacacacacacacacacacacacacacacacacacacacacacacacacacacacacacacacacacacacacacacacacacacacacacacacacacacacacacacacacacacacacacacacatcctgccCTGAATCACACTAACATCCTGACACCTCACGCTCGCTCGCATGCACTCACACACGGTGAATGTAACGAAGGACTGAAGGTGCCACTGTGCTGACATCAAAATCTGAGACAACATATTACATCATTTAAAGAGTCCAAATAATTGAATTGCGAAAGACACAAAGTCAGGCAAGTGTAACTCGGAGGTGCCGCTTCCAAAAGACCACACAGACCAGTTTTGTCTATGttgataaaataatttaatataaaAAAGATGACTGATGATCAATActtttaattacaaaaaaagaaaaagtaaaaaaaaaaagacaaactttcAAATGAGCCGTTTCTCGTCCAGCGTTTGTCACTTCCTGCTGAGATGGCCGAGGCCAAACACGTTCCAGAGTCTTTGTTTCCCAGCAGTTAACAAAATAAAAGTCTGCTTCGTTTTgaacaacacaaaaatatggCGGCGAACGTCCTTCGGGCCACACTCCCATGAAACCACCCCCCCTCACAGGGAAAAGAGAGGAAGTGAGACAAAGCAAACGTCACTCAGCAGACATACTTACGTATACCAGGAGAAGGCGCAGCTTTTTGCTCTCAATTTCTGACCCAAAGTGTCGCCGCCCTCGGACGTCAATCGACGTCCGCCCGCAATCAGACGGCGTCCGTCTGAGCGGTGGCGACTGGCTCGGCAAAAGTCACGCCCGCCTCTTCGCCGCGAGACAGCACGCGGGCCATGCGCTCCGCCGCACCTGCGCCGCCGACGCATGCCTCCCACTGCAGCAGCTGCGGCATGAAGGCCGCGGGAAGGAGGTAAAGTAGGAAGTGCAAAAAtatgagaaagagagagggagggcgggagggagggatgggttAGTAGTAAGGGAAACAGGACAGAGTTCACAGGTGAAACCGAGTCACCCGATACGGTTAGGGGGCAGCCTAGCGAGCGACATTTACATGTTTCCAGAGGTGAGCGCAGAGCGGAAGATTCTGGAGCGCTTGCTGGACCACACGACGAGCCTGCAAACAGCAAAGCACAGGCGAGGAAGGCCACAAAGTGGAGATGAGGAGAGACAAACGCCGCCAAGGTGGCTCATGGTTAGCACCATCGTCACACGTTGAGGCAAGGCGGAGACTCGATTCTTTTCCATCGCTACCGAGACAAACATTCCGGGCGAGAGAATGTCGGGATAGCATTAGCAATGTTAGCATCACAGACTCGCGTGGGCCTCACCTCTGCCGGCTGACTTAGTTCCGCCTCCACAGCAATGGCTCTGCGCAGAAACACACAGCATCAGTCAGGCGGGTTAAGGGCGGGCGCGCGCGTCGAAGCTGTCCTTACATGTTCCAAGCGGGCAAACACTTGGGGGCACTGTTGGTAAGCATTCTGGCCTGGAAGCGGACGTGCTCCATATTTCCCTCCGAACACTCGTGCCGTATCAACCTGCGCGCACACAGAGAGGCACAGCGTGTGTGCGCGCCAGCACGAGGCGAGTTGGCGAGGCGGCTGTACCTGAGCGAAAGGCCAATGTTGGTGGGCATCATGTAATGAAGTCTTTCCAGGAGTGCCGCGTGCTGGGACTCGTCCACGCAGCCGAGGTAGAGCGCCACCACCTGAGGACAAACGGCGACACACGCCGGTGACGGAGGCTGCTGTCGGGCGTTGGTCGTATCGGAGACTTTCTTGCCTCATTGTGGAAGCGGTAGGAAGTCCAGAAGTGGGTGAGGTCAAAGGGCACCTCTAGGCGGGCGGGCACAGTGCCCAGGCAGCGGAGGATCAAGTCGGGCAAACGCTGGGCAGCATGCGCGCTGCAGAACTGAAGGTAGCTGCGGACACAAGCGAGCGGCGCTCATCCTTTTTTGTGCCCGCTGTGCCTTGCCACGCGTTCACCGTCATTCGTCGGACGGCACTCACTCAGTCCACAGGCGGTGCAGCTGGTGGCGCGGCGAGGCGGCGGCCGAGCCCAGCGCCCTCTCGAAGGCGTCCAGCGCGTCCGCCACAGAGCCGTGCAGCCAATGCCAGCGACTGCAAGCACCCACACGCAAACAGCTTCGAGCGGAACCGCAGAAGGGGGGAAGAGCAACTCCGGTTCTTGACAGGAGTTGTcgttcctcctcctgctccctcGAAGCGGAATTGCGCCCGCACGCTAACATCTGCGCTAAACGCGTGACTGTCGTCTGGACAGTACCAGTGAAGCAGGTGCAGGAAAGAGCGCT harbors:
- the LOC125970074 gene encoding receptor-type tyrosine-protein phosphatase beta, with amino-acid sequence MDALLLLLGFLMTTCATDQSSTLGHSSRTQESLAVTRSTSGSPTASPFQHVTFGLVSPRSTVTPDHSNATPSDWPQMTKMITSETPLLLASDWPQTSKTISSHIPPSTGSDWQRTSKSIMSEISQSAAFNWPQTSKMTMSETPHPAVSDWPQTSETTSEATSETTSEMSEITSETEATSEMMSEMTSETMSEMMSEMMSETMSEATSEMTSRTTSETTSETRSETTSEARSETTSETTSETTSETTSEARSETTSEATSEMRSEATSEISPPATSEWQQTSGTITSKTPPPTVSDSPETSKMPTSVSDWLQTSKKLMSETQPAAFSRPKTSEMATSETPLPVTSDWPQTSKTITSKTSDQSDWKQTSTILTSETQVLTGSDWPQTSQPITSETPPPAVSDWQQTTKVIISETLPSDRPQTSKTAPPPFSLSDEALVSSEVTTKMTFSISAVTSANRGTPATSDSTPADPGRPTSPGSSPIGSTHRNTAASNPTRTRAGTPASLVVSTPSLPAASSPASATSPTSVLFAPTSRPATSSAPPTSPAGHALVTIAMTTSSPAATGPKVNSPNWPGCSVTFGKVKVGVNWALLTVNPQNLCGNFTATAAAWRSSHVSVSECQPVAAAALNFTCAVTGLRAGSAYRVSVASALHGPLGQVQVRTAPDAVSALSAMSLSNGTTLRLAWTPPSGDWEKYGVLLRNGSEVLVNDSVGKMNREYVLSAGELGLVPGRLYGAEVKVHSGMLANTARCQARLAPRPVQELCVYRVDESSVNLRWRPPRGEWDSFTTVIDAARPDSAAVQKLLPREATGCAFSELTSGRLYTVTVTTTSGNLSSSASINLWTTPSQVSGLQVRNLGSTESLLAEWEQASGEVDLYLVLLLHEGSVIKNQSVPAEDTILSFRDLRPGALYGVVVTTVRVGLRSRQTVAEGRTVPAAVSEVTVSNNGRVDFLSVSWHPALGEVDSYLVALRDRDKTLHTLVVSKSSHQCDFSSLVSGRLYNISISTSSGSLRNQTSVLERTQPSKVQDPTAIHGARDDFLKVYWRPASGDFDFYRVAITHDNTVLQNQTVSRLRNECVFHGLVPGRLYTVVVGTRSGSYEASASTHARTFPAAVRSLHVGRRTSQELWVLWTAAPGDVDHYEVQLLFNDMKVFPPLTLGGAVTECQVTSLTPGRLYKVLVSTFSGPNQRTQFIEGRTVPSQVKNIQVTNGGDSSSLTVSWTPGQGDVDRYVVVLYRQNHQLDARHLLRHQNQVEFGSLQPGQLYCVTVQALSGDLFSNQTASARTVPSAVTALRVENPVGTGSLTATWREAAGVSDGYFLQLFDERGAVLGNATLTTALTRHTFDHLSPGRQYKVLVRTTSGGVQSLGAAAQARTRPAAATQLSIQSNTSTALAFCWSRPAGDLDSYEVLLYGADEVLRERRQVGPSGLACSFQGLTPGSAYKMVVVTRSGQLSNSSSIWAGTVPSAVTSLRAQGGHGCDQLQVLWRRGQGGVSGYLVSLSTPNGSVRAQEHLGSEVSQFVFNGLKPGRLYRVDVLSLSGDLANAASMHARTAPRPPSSFLFRGVTNTSLDLTWSVPPDSDYDDFEVRWTPGDRGSVVNPYENRRSGSRIVRGMFPGRLYNFSLRTVSGSSQGGGEAPPSYSLPIWGSIRTKPSPVVGLRCRPQSSTSVSCSWVPPESDFDSYVVECAREDSQSLVYSRRLDRRLDRRPEGRPAAYVIDLLEPHKRYSVRVKVISDTSASEAAQDGVLTMIDRPPVPDVGTRVDAASARATRSSILFHFNCSWFSDINGAVKFFSVVVTESKGEDRVLPEQRHPLPSYADYMSNTSIKSYQTSLFPAAPGSAEACAYDIIVGAGTEVLGGSCEPTHARRHLQRFCDGPLKATTAYRLSVRAFTQVPDGFSPPLYADTFLSLPVRTTTDPAGALVGGIIVTVFLMVALAMLVTLIVYRRHARPKIVQESVSVNMGLRRDRPLPRNHLGLRGCRKPCHMTSPVKVADFERHYNKLQADAHFLLSEQYESLKDIGRNQSTDAALLPDNRGKNRYNNILPYDATRVKLSYVDDELCSDYINASYIPGNNSRREYIATQGPLPGTKDDFWKMVWEQNVRNVVMLTQCVEKGRVKCDRYWPAEREPLYYGDLIVHMTSESVLPEWTIREFNVCSEDDIRRVHTVRHFHFTVWPDHGVPDGTQSLVHFVRTVRDFVNRSGAGGPTIVHCSAGVGRTGTLVALDRLLQELDSSDTLDIYGCVWQLRLHRSHMLQTERQYAFVHQCIRDVLRARNLIVYENVGLSQADAVRATLIS